The sequence TTAAGACTGGGAAAAGTCTATGCTCCTCTCCTAGTCCTGGATATGCCACCAATCAATCGTATCGATATGATACTCTGTCCATGATGTGATTATTATGTCAGATCTTGGAATGATAatcttataataaaattttaaaaaaatttatattttttgccCAATTTATGCGAAAAAAGTAATATCCTAAATGTTGGTTTCTAAACATTCTTTATTAACATGTCCCCATGTTTTCGTTCCAATCAGATTATATAAATATTGCAGGGAACCCATTTTATATCAAATCATACCGAAAGtaaatatttgtgttttttggtCACACCTACCCATAATTCCTAAAGAATACCTGAATAAACACATAATTTATACGAGCGAAGAAATTATTAAGACAGCATTGATTTCCCCATTTTAGTTAACAAAGAAAAGAGTGAgagaaaaaatttcaaagacTTTTATGAGACaattttaagaataaattttGTAATTTAATATGATCTCacctattaaaatattattttcatgctAAAATATTGTTTTTCTTTGTAATGGGTGGGGTAAATCCGTTTTACGGTTTAGTGCATGTCGTCCGCAGGGCACTACCCTACGGGTGACGTGTATGCctatgattggtcaaaattcgTGGGTCCCACGTAGGttccactgattttaaccaatcatgaacCGCCACGTCGCCTGCAGGGCACTACCCTGCGAGTAGCATCGACTCAACTCCGTTTTACATAGACATGTCATTGTCTTGCAAGacacatattttttaaaaacaaaatatctATACTATAAAACATTAGTCTCTTAAACTAACCATTTTTTATGACTTTGGTATAACACTTTTACATGCAAAAAAATAAGATgacaaaattattaaatttttatttaattaaaaatatcataaaaatctattttaaaaaCCAGTCTACATtcaaaaatcttttaaatttataaaaaaatgtttatatatcttatatatctatattattaaattttaagatatcaatcctaattatattaattatataagcacgcaacaagtagtgtatataaaataaatatggtATTgagacaaaaataatttttactaagTACTTGTGAATATAAGAGGAAGTACACTTTACAGAAAGGATGACGAGGGAAATTAGGTCCAAACAAAGCCTTATGTCACTCACTCACTCCACAGACCATAAAATCTTGTACTTTATTGTTTGTCAAGCACATCAAATTCATTCATTCCcaggcgacgatgatgatgatggagGAAAGATGGGACCCACTGGGCAGGCAGATGTAATTCTTGGCGGTCCCACCTTTCAGCTAGTCTGGGGAGGTCCCACCTATCCCCTCCGCACTTTCATCTGTCGCACTCGGCAGTCAGGAGCACACATCACACACATTGACTGGCGTCGGCTGGACAAGCCCCCCTTTGTTTGCATTCGCGAATCACGCGTTTGGTAGCGATAAAGATCCCATCTTTCTTCCTTTTTCTTCTTGGGTTTTGTTTTTAAAAGCCAAGTTCGATGTCTCTGCATCTTTCTTGAGTTGTGTTGGAGTATATTTGTATGATTATAAGTTTCGGTCGCTTTCAACTTCTGTTTTTGGGAGGAAAAGGTGAGAGCTTGGTAATGGTTGGTTGGACTTTTCGAAGTGGAGATAGCAAAAGGGAGAGAAAGATTGAAGCCAAAAGCTGTGAAGCATTTTCTTTTTTCCCATTTGCCATTCATTTTTATGTCGTCTGAGTCGACCTTGATTCTAAGATTTGAATGGATCAAAGTTTTTGCCTTTCTCTCAGGTGTGTTTCTCTGCTTTCTCTTTTCATCTAATGATGTCATTTATGAGAGAACATGCAGTTGTTTGCCTGTGGTTCTTTTTTTGAAGGTCAGGTTGTAtgttttgtttcttttgttCTTGTGTGGGGCACATGAATGAAGCTGTAAAACTTGAACTACATCATCTGAGTTTTATTACGGTTTTTTTTAATCCATTTTGGTTTTGGAAACTTGAGGTTTGCTCTTTTGCTGCCATAAATTTAGCGGATACATGTTGGATCCATTCAATTTTGACGGTATTATGATTGTGCTTATGTCGGTGTTTGTATCTCTATTctgtatcatttttttttcttttttcagcAATATATTTTGTCAAATTTTGAGCCTTCGTCtgaattttgtttgtttttttttttttccagtcTGATATTAGTATGGTAAAATTTATGATGCTTTTCCAGCTTCGACATCGGATGATCCACATTCCATGTTGTGTTGTATTTTGCCTAGATTATGATGAACCATTTTTGCAGGGTTCCTCATGGTTCAGCTATGACTTGTCCATTGTGGTTTTGTCGCCAGATTTTGTAAGCTTGAGATTTAGTTTTTGGACGCAGAAAGATATATGGCTGACATTGATAGAAAAGTTGAGATTTGTGAAGCTAGTTCATTACTGAAAGCAAAGAGATCACTAGGAATCATACTGTCGGGGCCAGTGATAACTCGGAAATAGATGATGTAGGCTGCAATAAATCACAAGATTCGATCATTTCATCATATAGGATATCTGATGAAAATGCTTTTGAGCCAGCCTCTATTGTCAACAAGCATAAATCCAATATCATCTTTCAGGGTAAGGCACGATTATGTGATGCTGGTAAGCAATCATCAGGGAAAAGAATGACAGTTTCTGAAATATCAGGGGAAAGAGAGAAAATGTTGGTGAAACACAAATCATCAGATACATATCCTTTAGCGAGTGGTGAAGGGACAAATGGTAATGAATCTTCATCGATGACAAGATTAAGCAAAGATGGTGTCGACAAACTGGATTCGGTTGCTGCTTTATTTGATCTGAATGAAGACATCTATGAAGATGGAACGGATGATTTTATTCAGCCTGATGTTGAAACTGTATCTTCTCGCAGTGTAATAAAAGTGGTGGCGAAAGCTGGGATCCCTAGTGGCCTACCCACAATGCCATTGAAGTTTGAAGGTGGACAGAATTGGAAAGGTTCTGCAGAAGTGAGCGCTTTCCGTTCAGTTGCTCTTTCCAATAGGTTTTCGAGTGAACCATGCTCCCAAAAACGGTATAGCCCACGAGGTTTTACTGGGATTGACCTCAATGTCGCTGCTGTAGAAGAACATTCTTCCACTTTACCAGAACACTTGTGCTCAGATGTAGGTTCAAAACGAGCCAAGACTCTCAGCAATGAGCTCAATTTTCTTCATGGTGATGCCAACGGCTTGAGCCTGAATGCTTACACATGCAAAGAAGTGGCATCCAAGAATTTTCAGTGGCTAGGCCAAGATCATGAACCTTTGGGAAACAAGACTTCAGATCATTCTACAAATCCTGGAAATCAAGAGATTGATTTCATTAGCCGTGCCTCTTTGAAAGATTCGAGTACTTTGCAGCAGGAGCAGAATGCAAATCATACTCCCTCCAAGCAGTATCTGGTTGCAGCCAATAATGTCCTACAACCAATGGAACTGCTGCAGAGAGTTGCTCCATGGCAGGCAAAATTGCCATACATATCATGTACTTTACCCCCTCAAAACCATTTCTCAAAAGttcaattttctcaaaatcaTGTACCATATGGCTATCACTTTCAAGAGCAGGGCAATCTCGTGCAGATCATTAACGGACCAAACACAAGAAATAGAGCAACCGCTATCCCTACCGTCGATGCCATAGCCATGCGAAGCATACCAACAAGTGGAATCAGAATGGTTGAAGCCGCACCATTAATGTTTCTTGCTGGAAATCCGACAGATGAACATATCAAGTCTATAAATCAAGAAGCTTGGTATGCAACATTAACGAAAAGGAAGGAACCAGAAGGAGGGATAAACTATTACCAGCTTGGCTACAGACAGGACATTTGATGGCACCAATTATTTTAGTGGTTTTTGTTCCGGTTTGCTAATCCAACTTGACATGTAATACTGTCATGGATTCAACATTGCACAAATGTACAAGATGTGCACTTCACCTTAATCATTTGCTCTCACctcatttgattattttatcaGAATGCTGATTTTTCGTGCATGCCTATGTTTCATTTCTGATGATAGCTATAAAATTTCCTTTATAATTTCCCTGGGAATTATTGACACACTGAAGATACTTAGTCTAGCATGCATATAACTTCTGTTAATGACATTTAATTTAAGCATACTATGTTGTAATTTTCTCTACATTTATCTACAAATAAAGCTATAAATTCTTgagtaataaaattttttgagatatgattttacGAATTGagattaatattaaaaattactttaaaaaaatcaacaaaatggtatattatataataaaaaaaggataacaaaatatattttcacATTTTCTTTGGAATACTGATACAAGATAAAGTGAATCTGACTCGTGTGCAGTTTGATTGGAGctttgaattttattattattattattattattattattaatgagcTCGAGCTTTTGTATGATCGCTCAAAACACCTACGAAAGCAAACCATTATACTATTGtcaattatttatttgtattcTGAATAATATTACATAAAACATTATTTTCGAGTTAGTATTCTTGGCTTTGTATGGTTTATTAAAAGCCAAGAATACTACAGCCCATCACAACTTCTCAAATTTTATCCCATTTAAATCTAAATGatccaaaataatattaatgtgATGTACAAAATGCAAATTCCAAATTGATGAAAAGTGTTTAAATCTAAATCAACAATTATTGTTTCATTTTGCAAGTGGGAAGAAGCAACTGCCATATACAGGATACAGCAAAATATTGTACAGGTAAAATCTCATCAAATAACCATCATCTCAAATTTTAATACCATGCATTGGTTTCTTCAAAAAGCAAATGTGCCACCACTTACTTAGATGAGAAATCACAAAATCGAAGATACAAACATATAGCAATTGCAGTCAACAAGCTGGTAAGCATGACTCCAAGAAGAGCACTATCAATAAAAGCCCACTCAGAAGTTCTTTGCTTTTCCTCTAATTTCAACACTACCTCATTCTCCATCGCATTCTGGGAATACTTCTTTCGTTTTCGGAGTAACCATCCAATCGGGTTTTGGTCTATGGGCTTTTGGTCGTTCTTCGAAACTGAAATATTTCCCTCTTGCGTCTGTCCACAGCTACTTGCCAATTCACAGGCACAGGTTTCTGAATCTTTTGAACAGCATGTCTCACTGTCATTCGAGTGTTTCAAATCTTTGTTGCTCAAACTTTCACGTGAATGAGCTTGTTCAGTGAGTATCTCGATCACGTCTCCAAAAAC comes from Henckelia pumila isolate YLH828 chromosome 4, ASM3356847v2, whole genome shotgun sequence and encodes:
- the LOC140864401 gene encoding uncharacterized protein, with product MTVSEISGEREKMLVKHKSSDTYPLASGEGTNGNESSSMTRLSKDGVDKLDSVAALFDLNEDIYEDGTDDFIQPDVETVSSRSVIKVVAKAGIPSGLPTMPLKFEGGQNWKGSAEVSAFRSVALSNRFSSEPCSQKRYSPRGFTGIDLNVAAVEEHSSTLPEHLCSDVGSKRAKTLSNELNFLHGDANGLSLNAYTCKEVASKNFQWLGQDHEPLGNKTSDHSTNPGNQEIDFISRASLKDSSTLQQEQNANHTPSKQYLVAANNVLQPMELLQRVAPWQAKLPYISCTLPPQNHFSKVQFSQNHVPYGYHFQEQGNLVQIINGPNTRNRATAIPTVDAIAMRSIPTSGIRMVEAAPLMFLAGNPTDEHIKSINQEAWYATLTKRKEPEGGINYYQLGYRQDI